The genome window TCACCGTCTCGCTGCGCTCGAAGAACGCATCGGCCAGATCTTCCTCTTGGTCGGCGATTTGCGACAGGGCGCGGGCGACGGCGGCGGTATCGAGAGAATCAAACGGCACGGCGGGAGATTGTCTCATAGTTTCCGCCCGCCCTAGCCTTGGCTTCACCGGCTGCAGGCCACTGCTGAGAGGTGATCCGACTTGAATGGGGTAGTTTTTTTCTGTCGTCTAAGCGGTTGAGGTGAGATCCGGTGAAGCTATCGGGAGGAGCCTGTCCTAGTCGTCTTCCCTGAAGAGGCGCTCCAGATCGCGGGAGCTATGCAGTACGCGGATCACGCGCAGCGGCTTGGTTAGAGGGTTGTAGGCTAGTAGATAGCTATGTACACGCCACCAGCGAATGTCCGGACCAGTTAGCTGGTTTCGGTGCCAGCCGATCCCGGGCGACGCCGCCAGGGTATCCAATGCATCCGTGAAGTCGTCCAGCACCTTCGCAGCGATCACATC of Acidobacteriota bacterium contains these proteins:
- a CDS encoding type II toxin-antitoxin system RelE/ParE family toxin encodes the protein MPAWVLSPLACAELEDILRFIAEDSGSDVIAAKVLDDFTDALDTLAASPGIGWHRNQLTGPDIRWWRVHSYLLAYNPLTKPLRVIRVLHSSRDLERLFREDD